In Archocentrus centrarchus isolate MPI-CPG fArcCen1 chromosome 16, fArcCen1, whole genome shotgun sequence, a single window of DNA contains:
- the trip13 gene encoding pachytene checkpoint protein 2 homolog has product MEDDRMEMEKQKPNINVEVHVKSDSTAKLSEVRIHVQTLLTRHSMLFGNYRWTEFDEDFLQTHVVSVTIGDLEEVLTQPLYLKKCSVSFHIFTLSEDGPSMLTLEDDEELSAANHWLLPAAEFHGIWDSLVYETGVKTQLLDYVTTTIYFSDKKVDNNLISWNRVVLLHGPPGTGKTSLCKALAQKLSIRLSSRYSYGQFVEINSHSLFSKWFSESGKLVTKMFQKIQQLIDDKDALVFVLIDEVESLTAARNACQAGTEPSDAIRVVNSVLTQLDQIKRHSNVVILTTSNVTEKIDLAFVDRADIKQYIGPPSEKGIYSIYLSCLLELMKCQIIYPRQQLFTMFELETMGFAKSEVSEHSLTLRNIAIKSKGLSGRALRKLPFIAHALFVKTPTVTLERFLEAMSQAVEKQKEEKANLLSGI; this is encoded by the exons ATGGAGGATGATAGGATGGAGATGGAAAAACAGAAGCCAAACATCAATGTGGAGGTTCACGTTAAATCGGACAG CACAGCTAAACTGTCTGAGGTGAGGATACATGTTCAGACTTTATTGACTCGTCACAGCATGCTTTTCGGAAACTACAGATGGACAGAGTTTGATGAGGACTTCCTTCAGACGCATGTGGTGTCTGTGACTATAGGTGATCTCGAAGAAGTGCTTACACAG CCCCTCTATTTAAAGAAGTGCTCTGTGTCTTTTCACATCTTCACTTTGAGCGAGGATGGACCCAGCATGCTCACTTTGGAGGACGATGAGGAGCTTTCAGCGGCCAATCACTGGTTGCTGCCAGCAG CTGAATTTCATGGAATTTGGGATAGTCTGGTATATGAGACGGGAGTCAAAACCCag CTCCTGGATTACGTCACAACAACAATTTACTTCTCTGACAAAAAAGTTGACAACAACCTGATTTCATGGAATCGTGTTGTTCTGCTTCATG GACCTCCAGGCACAGGGAAAACATCACTGTGCAAAGCTCTTGCCCAGAAACTGTCAATCAGACTGTCAAGTCG GTATTCATATGGCCAATTTGTCGAGATAAACAGCCACAGTTTGTTCTCAAAGTGGTTCTCAGAG AGTGGCAAGCTGGTCACAAAGATGTTTCAAAAGATCCAACAGCTGATTGATGACAAAGATGCTCTTGTGTTTGTTCTGATTGATGAG GTGGAGAGTCTGACAGCAGCAAGAAATGCCTGCCAGGCAGGAACAGAGCCTTCTGATGCCATTCGTGTGGTCAACTCTGTCCTCACACAGCTGGACCAAATCAAACG ACATTCCAACGTAGTGATCCTGACGACCTCCAATGTGACAGAAAAAATTGACTTGGCCTTTGTAGACAGAGCTGATATCAAGCAGTACATTGGACCGCCATCTGAAAAAGGCATATACAGCATCTACCTCTCCTGCTTGTTGGAGCTGATGAAG TGCCAAATCATCTACCCCCGGCAGCAGCTGTTCACCATGTTTGAGCTCGAGACTATGGGCTTTGCAAAGAGTGAGGTGTCCGAACATAGTCTAACCCTGAGGAACATTGCAAT aaaaagCAAAGGTTTGAGTGGAAGAGCTCTCAGGAAGTTACCATTTATAGCCCATGCACTCTTTGTAAAG ACACCGACAGTAACACTTGAGCGGTTTCTGGAGGCCATGAGCCAAGCTGTGGAAAAACAGAAGGAGGAGAAAGCTAACCTGCTCAGCGGTATCTGA
- the brd9 gene encoding bromodomain-containing protein 9, with amino-acid sequence MGKKHKKHKPEWRTVDDYEDKALEKPLKLVLKVGGSEVTELSGSGHDSSYYDDRSDHERERHKEKKKKKKKKSEKDKDKYVDDEERRRRKEEKRKKREREQSESEAAAVTAASGSGGPVEPFTLSKSIGLEPEEKKKKKERFEIEPEVEEFHPSVKVEVEQPGDRPVRACRTQQENESTPRQQLLEHFLRQLQRSHGFFAFPVTDAIAPGYSMIIKHPMDFSTMKDKIRNNEYNTVTEFKADFKLMCDNAMVYNRPETVYYKAAKKLLHTGFKMMSKERLLALKRSMSFMQDMDITQQAAILGDEDLTADVPPPETIRIPVESAKKSRKQPAKDMKEVISYLYEPEGNACSLTDSTAEEHVLALVEHSADEARDRIDRYMPNSKMGYLRKEPDGSLLYTVVNQLDADAEEEETQKVDLSSLSNKLLPGLTTLGFKDDRRHKVTFLSSAYNIQSLQKNSVFPDLLPDEMDMLYSAYGDDTGVQCALSIQEFVKGCGGVSKRWVDGLLDKMTAGDHTKAVNQIRQKRNIMLKPDETKSNICDMQMADGAGLGEGGSVLDFMSMKTYPDMSLDITMLNSLGKTVKKEPGNEEGQQPFDDADKLLQEFQEAQVDRVGSRPSSNLSSLSNASERDQHHLGSPSHLGVGDQSEMFHDPYEFLQSPEPESTANS; translated from the exons atggggaaaaaacacaagaaacataAACCGGAATGGAGGACAGTTGACG ACTATGAGGACAAAGCTCTTGAGAAGCCCCTGAAGCTTGTGCTTAAAGTCGGAGGGAGCGAAGTGACTGAACTCTCTGGTTCGGGCCATGACTCCAGCTACTATGATGACAGATCAGACCATGAGCGAGAACgccacaaagaaaagaagaagaaaaagaagaaaaagtctgAAAAGGATAAAGACAAGTATGTGGATGATGAGGAGAGAAGGCGACGAAAG gaggagaaaaggaagaagaggGAGCGAGAGCAGAGTGAATCAGAGGCGGCTGCAGTGACAGCTGCTAGTGGTAGTGGTGGGCCTGTTGAACCATTCACACTGTCAAAAAGTATTGGATTAGAG ccagaagagaagaaaaagaagaaagagaggtTTGAGATAGAGCCTGAAGTGGAGGAGTTTCACCCCAGTGTGAAGGTGGAAGTAGAGCagccaggagacaggccagtcaGAGCATGCCGGACGCAGCAAG AGAATGAGTCCACTCCACGGCAACAACTGCTGGAACACTTTCTGAGGCAGCTGCAGAG ATCCCATGGTTTCTTTGCATTTCCAGTAACAGATGCAATTGCTCCTGGTTACTCAATGATCATCAAACATCCTATGGACTTCAGCACTATGAAAGACAAGATTAGAAACAATGAATATAACACAGTAACCGAATTTAAG GCTGATTTTAAACTGATGTGTGACAATGCCATGGTATACAACCGACCAGAGACTGTCTACTACAAGGCTGCAAAGAAACTGCTTCATACAGGATTCAAGATGATGAGCAAG GAGCGGCTTTTGGCTCTGAAGCGCAGCATGTCATTCATGCAGGACATGGATATTACTCAGCAGGCAGCCATTTTGGGGGATGAAGATCTGACAGCTGATGTACCTCCTCCAGAGACAATCCGCATTCCAGTGGAATCTGCAAAGAAGTCCAGGAAACAGCCAGCCAAAGACATGAAGGAAGTTATCAG TTACCTGTATGAACCAGAGGGAAACGCTTGCAGCTTGACTGACAGCACGGCAGAGGAGCATGTTCTGGCACTGGTTGAACATTCTGCAGATGAAGCTCGGGACCGCATCGACAGATACATGCCAAACTCCAAG ATGGGGTATTTGCGTAAAGAGCCTGACGGTTCTCTTTTGTATACGGTTGTAAATCAACTCGATGCTGATGCAGAAG aggAGGAGACCCAGAAAGTTGATCTGAGTTCTCTGTCAAATAAGCTTCTGCCTGGATTAACAACTCTGGGCTTTAAAGATGACAGGAGACACAAAG TGACCTTTCTTAGCAGTGCCTATAACATCCAAAGCCTTCAGAAGAACTCCGTCTTTCCAGATTTGCTACCTGATGAGATGGACATGCTCTATTCAGCCTATGGAGATGACACAGGGGTGCAGTGCGCTCTGAG TATACAAGAGTTTGTCAAGGGCTGTGGAGGTGTCAGCAAGCGTTGGGTCGATGGCCTTCTGGACAAGATGACTGCAGGTGATCACACGAAAGCTGTCAATCAGATACGACAG aaaagaaACATAATGCTGAAACCTGATGAAACCAAATCCAACATCTGTGATATGCAG ATGGCAGATGGAGCTGGCCTGGGAGAGGGCGGTTCAGTGCTGGATTTCATGTCAATGAAGACGTACCCAGATATGTCTCTGGATATTACCATGCTTAACTCATTAG GTAAAACGGTGAAAAAAGAGCCGGGTAATGAGGAGGGCCAGCAGCCTTTTGATGATGCTGACAAACTCCTGCAGGAGTTCCAAGAGGCCCAGGTGGACAGAGTTGGCTCTAGACCCTCATCTAACCTGTCCTCTCTCTCCAATGCCTCAGAGAGGGACCAGCACCACTTGG GGAGCCCTTCTCACCTGGGTGTTGGGGACCAGTCTGAAATGTTTCATGATCCCTATGAGTTCCTGCAGTCTCCGGAGCCAGAGAGCACAGCCAACAGCTGA
- the zdhhc11 gene encoding palmitoyltransferase ZDHHC11, which yields MVAVFSPEKMNCFSQRVRRTAPMHGSSRNELVPSKPPRRNGWSWPPQAIQVVGWLVYSYLTIVSFGIYIPLLPLPWKHVAYTLMGIVFIVHFFTHIAALTIDPADVSVRAKQNYSTPMPLFDRTKQPHVIHDLHCYLCDVKVGPRVKHCSICNKCVEDFDHHCKWLNTCVGGRNYQYFFLALCSATIGIFLLVVVVLFIFIQHYLDPYSLRTAPQFDSVLGNTTWLMFLPLAPIKASSAGLLILAFVTVMLSIICLLLLSHLLGFHLYLFYKGISTYDYVKLRRQKEARKRDIEAGNNSHDAKTHKAQQNQEASVDCEPALSESSSSCKFDDKGPFTNRLSESICTELENFKKSADKENKFHYGTENAARGIALNDIQNWKPDNDEEAQKASVKSVYSVPGVQDPLGSSIMTPDDI from the exons ATGGTCGCCGTCTTTTCACCGGAAAAA ATGAACTGCTTCAGTCAGAGGGTGAGACGGACAGCTCCCATGCAtggcagcagcagaaatgagctagTTCCCTCCAAGCCTCCCAGGAGGAACGGGTGGTCGTGGCCCCCTCAGGCCATCCAGGTGGTTGGATGGTTGGTGTACAGCTACCTCACCATAGTCAGCTTTGGTATCTATATCCCGCTTCTGCCCCTGCCGTGGAAACATGTGGCCTATACT CTGATGGGCATAGTGTTTATTGTGCATTTTTTCACCCACATCGCTGCTCTAACAATAGATCCAGCAGATGTCAGCGTGAGGGCCAAACAGAACTATTCCACTCCGATGCCTCTTTTTGACCGAACAAAACAACCGCATGTCATCCATGACCTGCACTGTTATCTTTGCGATGTCAAGGT TGGCCCCAGAGTGAAACACTGCAGTATTTGCAACAAGTGTGTGGAAGACTTTGATCACCATTGCAAATGGCTGAACACCTGTGTGGGTGGAAGAAACTACCA GTACTTCTTTTTGGCACTGTGCTCAGCTACAATAGGCATCTTTCTGCTTGTCGTGGTTGTATTGTTCATATTTATTCAGCATTACCTCGATCCATACAGCTTACGGACTGCGCCGCAGTTTGACA GTGTGCTGGGGAATACTACCTGGCTGATGTTTTTGCCGTTAGCTCCCATAAAGGCGAGTTCAGCTGGCCTCCTCATACTAGCCTTCGTAACAGTCATGTTGAGCATcatctgcctgctgctgctaaGCCATCTGCTGGGCTTTCACCTTTACCTCT TTTATAAAGGCATAAGCACATATGATTATGTTAAGCTGCGGCGCCAAAAAGAAGCAAGGAAACGAGACATTGAAGCAGGAAATAATAGTCATGATGCAAAAACTCATAAGGCTCAGCAG AACCAAGAGGCCTCAGTTGACTGTGAGCCAGCATTATCAGAGAGTTCAag TTCCTGCAAATTTGATGATAAAGGTCCGTTCACCAACCGACTTTCAGAGTCTATATGCACAGAG ctggaaaactttaaaaaatcagCTGACAAGGAGAACAAATTCCATTATGGTACAGAAAATGCAGCAA GGGGAATAGCTTTAAATGACATCCAAAACTGGAAGCCTGACAATGATGAAGAAGCTCAGAAAGCCAGTGTGAAGTCTGTTTACAGTGTCCCTGGAGTGCAGGACCCTCTCGGCAGTTCAATTATGACTCCAGatgatatttaa